The Psychrobacillus sp. FSL K6-2836 nucleotide sequence GCGATAAATTTTTCGAAAAACTGTATAGTCCTTTTTTGTAATTGTTCTCGCTCTTCCGCCGCCCAATCATAATATTCTTCGGCTAAGTAATGATTCTTATATAAATCTATGAGTTTCTTTACATCTTCTGTTTTGACTTGTGTTTGATTGAAGATTTTTTTTATGTCCTTTACATCGCTATTTAACTCTATCGATAAAGAATAACGCTCATCTACATACTTGATCGAATCATGATACCCATGATTTTTTAGTTCTTTTCGCAAATGATATACACTTGTGTGCAACGCTACGGATGCTTTATCTAACGTACGGTCTGACCATAACTCTTCCATAATTTTTTCTCTGTGTACAGGTTTATTTTGATGGATGAGATAGGCGCAAAACTCTTTCACTTTTTTTGTTCTCCACTTGATCGGTTCATGTTGGTCGTATAGTAGTCGAAAGCCACCAAGAAAATTTGCTTTTAAAGATGGTTCCTTATGAGAAGGAAGATCCGGCTGTTTTCTACGTTGTTGGATTCGACGCACTGTCTTTTCTAGACGACTCTTTTCAATCGGCTTGAGGATGTAATCTACTGCATGGACATTAAATGCTTCCAGTGCATATTCATCGTAAGCTGTAACAAATACAATATCCATTTTAGAATCCAATGATTCGATTTTTTCTGCTAATTTTATACCGTTCATCTCTTTCATCTCTATATCAAGAAATAAGATATCAGGCTTATGTGCTGCAAAACTTTCTAATCCTTCTAATGGGTTGGAATACTTACCTATAATTTCGATGCCTCCAATTTCTTTTAGCATTGCATCTAATAATTCAATCGCTAAAAATTCATCATCAACTAATACTGCTTTCAACATTTAATGTCCCTCCTTTTCACTTTGTATTAGTGGAAACCTTAACTCCACTACAGTACCTATATTTTCTTCGCTAGTTATTTCAATAGATGCATTTTCATAATATTTTAATCGTTTCTCTATATTCCGCAGTCCCACACTTTGCCTATTATTCTTTTCTACACTCCAAATCTGT carries:
- a CDS encoding response regulator — its product is MLKAVLVDDEFLAIELLDAMLKEIGGIEIIGKYSNPLEGLESFAAHKPDILFLDIEMKEMNGIKLAEKIESLDSKMDIVFVTAYDEYALEAFNVHAVDYILKPIEKSRLEKTVRRIQQRRKQPDLPSHKEPSLKANFLGGFRLLYDQHEPIKWRTKKVKEFCAYLIHQNKPVHREKIMEELWSDRTLDKASVALHTSVYHLRKELKNHGYHDSIKYVDERYSLSIELNSDVKDIKKIFNQTQVKTEDVKKLIDLYKNHYLAEEYYDWAAEEREQLQKRTIQFFEKFIATHHKETKTDSILKEAIEKLIEMDPWEERYTIKLVQYYIYHENHRAAIQTFNNYKTNLWQELGIKPQKKLEDLIKNI